CACACaagcaaatcaggtaacgcTCTCAAAAATGCCCTTTTGCCCATCAATCATTAATGTCCTGCAGAGACCTGTACTTGGAAAAAACCCTTGTATTGTACTTTGCCCTGTTTAAACACACCCACATGATCAGAATCTCCACCCTCTTACAACACATACCAGGAAGAGACTGACTTGTTATTTCTCCTTTCTGTcatactgactttatctcaACAAAAGCATAAAAGAATCGGCTATTAATGAAGAACAAAGAGAAAAACTTTCAAGAAGTTTGTTTCTGAACAGACAGCAGATCTTTGAGGTTATTCATTTTTGAAACCATCAttcagaaagtgaaagtaaagtttAGACTGCAGGAGCTCAAACAGTGAAAATGGCTTCACTATCTGAAGATGATCTTTCTTGTCCCGTGTGTCATGAAATCTTCAGTGTTCCTGTTATTTTATCATGTAGTCACAGTTTCTGTAAAGAGTGTCTTCAACAGTTCTGGAGAATCAGGGAAACTCGGGAGTGTCCTGTCTGCAGGAGAAGATCCTCAAAAGAAGAACCTCCACCTAATCTTGCGTTAAAGAACTTGTGTGAGTCGATCCTGAAGGAGAGAAATGAGAGGCGTTCATCAGGATCTGAGGAGATCTGCAGTTTACACAGTGAAAAACTCAAACTCTTCTGTCTGGAGGACAAACAGCCTGTGTGTTTAGTGTGCAGAGATTCAAAACAACACGACAATCATAAATTCAGACCCATCGGTGAAGTGGTTTCATCATATAAGGTAAGACGGATAAACACTTGTTTCAGCTTATGTATTACATATATGAACATATTACAGAAATCTCTGGTGTTTTATAGATGTTCACTTTAAATTCTAGGAGGATCTCAATACAACACTGAAGTCCTTACAAGAGAAACTTAAACacaatgaaaacattaaaggaGAGTTTGAGAAAACAGTTCAACACATCAAGGTGAGGATTGATTCTTTTGACATATTCAAGAGTTTGATTAGAAGAGCTAAATTGATTTGTGTGATATAATTACATGTTCCTTTATTGactggaacacacacacacgcacacacacacacagtcgtTCGTGTATATCGGTGATCAAGTGTGTATATCTCTGTCAGCTGGTTATTCAGCAGTTGGCGGGAATAATATGTCAGTCCTAATCCCATTGGCTAGCACTCACCTTCTGTGTTTTCATTTGGCTGAACACAAAgtgattaatattcatgagccctGAACTGAACTGCTGACATTATGAATCTGCCTGAGGATGTGATTGATAATGTGTATTTTCACCCTACAGACACAGAACATCTACTACTACAGCACTAGTGCTTCAGAAATTAAAGTTGTAGTGAACTAACCCacatttactcactcactctTCATGCTGCTCCAGAATCAGTTGGTCTTTGAGATGATTGAAGTGAATGTGATCTGATTTCAGTCTCAAGCTGAGCACACAGAGCGTCAGATTAAACAGCAGTTTGAGAAgcttcatcagtttctcagagatgaagaagaagctacaatcactgcactgagggaggaagaggagcagaagaagcagatgatgaaggagaagctggaggagatgaacagacacatctcagctctttcacacacaatcGAAGACATGGAGGAGATGATGAAAGCCAGTGACGTCTGCTTTCTGAAGGTCTGATTTCAGATCATTGGTTGATCATTGGTTCATTGATTGAGTTCTTGATGATAAatggtgtgtttgttctgcaggaGTTTCCAGTCTCAAAGGAAAGGTGAGTGATCTGCTCCTGTCTCTGGTCTCTCTGGTTCTGATCCAAAGCCACTGCAGTTCTGACTCCTGAATGTTCTTCCAGAGTCCAGAGCTCACAGCCGGATCCACAGATGGCTTCTGGAGCTTTGATTCATGTGCCACGTTACTTGGGCAACCTACCGTTCAGAGTCTGGAAGAAGATGCAGGACATCATCCAAAACAGTGAGTCTGACTGCAGAAGATCTGAGCTGGAAATAATGGAGGGGTGGAGAGTTAGAGGTGCttcatgatagatagatagacagacagacagacagacagacagacagatagatagatagatagatagatagatagatagatataatgGCAGTTTAATTGAGTCTAATGGGATTCTGTCAgtttagattttaatttttgtcagTTGGAGTTTGAACAGTTTTGTCTCATTTGAACTTTCTGTCAATGACAGTCTGTGggatttttaggaaaaccgtaagtctgATCAGATATAAAAGATAAAGCAACccgagtcagaacagtctgaggGTTTGAGTTTGGTGGTTGTTAGGAAGagttataattaaaaaattgaatttcaGAATCATAATAATTTCTCAAGCCATCATAATTAGTTAGTCGAACACAACAGacagtaagaaaaaaatattttaaacaaatacacagactatAAGAGCCAATAAAATGGAGATGATCCGATGCTGCTGAAGATCAGACACATGTAACCTTTGGCTAAAAGTATTGGAAGAAAAAGCCGATTACGCCACCTAGGATATTTCTTCACCCAGGAAAATCAGATAAAACCCCCAAAATAATTAAACCAAAAGAAATTACAATAATATGAAGGACCCTGCTGGTTCGGATGGGATTAAAGACAGAGACGTGACTTTACAAAATagtacaaatttatttttaaattttttttatttaccagTTATTTATCCACAATTAATAGATTAATAGAGACTATATTAAATCCATTTTAACAGAAGGGACAAACCACACAGCAAATCAGTGCATAATTCTTAAAACAAGTgataaaccaaaaacaaaagacaaaaccaaaaaaaaaaaaaaaaaagacaaatatactCTCCCCTTCTATTAAGCCTCAAAATAGCTCATCAGATAGTCACATGTGGATATATATGGTAACAGGcacttgtaaaaaaataaataaaaagaaagagaaaaaaaaaaaatacaaaaacacccAAAAAAATCAATAGGTATTTAATgattaatatttgaaaatcgTCCAAACTGCTTCACTGTACAAGAATACTAAGCATGTTAGTTTAATATACTTGCACCAAAGACAAATGTCCAAGTGCTTACTCAAATATATCGTACAGATCAACTGGGCAGAATAATCTTAAAAAACACTCTGTAAATCAGCGGTTCACAACCGCAACATCCACACAGTTGTTCACAAGATGGTGAACCAGCAACATGAAACAGGTTTATAAAACAGATCTGTGCTCGTCACTTCATACACACATCCCAGGAGAATGCGTCAGGAAAAAATTAGCCGAAAGACCTTTTCTGCCCACACAAAATGCACACAGGTGATGAATCAAAGCGCCCCACTTGGATATGCTTTTTATAAAGCCACTAACACACCTCAGTAACAGGTGTAGAAATAGACAACCATTGAAATGGAAACAAataataaagcaaaaaaaacccaaaataaatacaattcaatctttttaaaggaaaatttaaaataaaataaaccaaatgTATATGTTCACaggtgttaaaggtgctaaagaggatgttttgttttatatatttttgcaatattacttgaaactgtctttactaactgataaaagactatttattaggtgcactgaaaggaataatattaatatacatcatctgtgcacgaggtagggccttaaaaacatcagccaatcgtttacacgtaAATGATtagccctctggcttgtcaatcccTGCCAGCACAGGGGTGTTAGTAAGACACTGGATGATTTTCTGGAATGCCTCTGTGCATTCTTTTGTCCACCTATCCCCAAAAGCTTCAGACTCCTTGAAGTACATCCCTTTGTTCTTCACAGCTTTCTTACCATGCTGAGTAGGTAAATATCCCTTGGTAAGTTCAGTAAGGGGTCTGACAATTGCGGAGTAATTAGCGATGAAGAGCCAGTAGTACCTGCAGAATCCCAAGAATGATCTGAGTGATTTTAAGTCAGTGGGTTGCTTCCAATTGGTCACAGCTTCGACTTTAGCTGGATCGGTGGCAATACCCTTCTCTGAGATTATATGCCCCACATATTTTACCCAAGGCTGACAGAACTGGCACTTGTCAAGTGAGACTTTTAAACCACTTTCTTCAAGTCTATCAAGCACTTTTAACAGACGTTCCTCATGTTCTTCCAGTGTTTTACTGAACACTATGAGATTGTCTAAGTACCTCAAGCTGATTCATGTCCCCTACTGCCTTCTCCAttaactctctggagtcgggtaacgcgtcggtgcgttttgcaggattttttcacattgcggcaaaacagacttaaaatactccgtcatagagacataagtaatatatcaattgaaattatggaatgtcttcttttatttgtgcacactcagagtaaaaacacaatgttgtgctttttgtaaaataaagaaaacaaacatgatgcgtgatctgtcgtctccctctgaacgaagtccaatctgatagttctcagaaaattaactgtaacttagtgaatactaatcacaaaaattagacttgtgtctaaagaaacgttgaaatgtcaggttttaaatcgtgcaagtcaaatcaaaaacaaatattctgtgtttatgtaatctgtatgaagagagccatgtcagaagtctgtgattcagttcattatccgctaatgcggccacgcccacggagccagcgctattcagaggcaaattctgaggcaatacttgtatacatcatctcaatcgtgtatttattgtcttgaaaagtgtttatctggatgttaaagccatggttagcgacctctagaagacatgctgTTAGTTGctggttcctgttcttctttagattaatttgtggactaaaggtgtacagagcgccctccggctgcaagtatgaattgaaagcacagtatccagcactcatagtgatgacaataaatattgaataaatattactcctctgtatagaaaatgtACATAAACATATAATGGCTCGTTTCCACTGAGCGGTACGGTTCGGTTCGGTACGGTACGGTACGCAATTTTTGCCGTTTCCATTGTCAaaagttgtgaatggtaccctaattccgaaccgtaccgtaccacttttttgggacccttTCGTTGGGGTACCAAGCACAACAGTACCGTACCAAAAGGGTGGAGCTACACTCTGCAGAacgttgattggttgacagagaatcATCACTTGCGCGTGCTACAAGGGGAATGACAACACAAGAGGCGCCACACAAATGTTGTTCAGGCAACGCGTGCATTAATTATCTTCACTTCATGTAGActatataacaaaacaaaatataaaacacaaccctgcctcttttcgtttttatttaaaaaatatgaaacctATTAATGTGTGGTTCAGGCAATATGTGCATATGTACTCTGATTATATTCACTGTATGTAgcctataataaaatgaaataagacaaaacaaccttctctttttgttaaacgtcagttttaattatcaataataaccattataaataaaatatgagaagctatacaataagaaataaagacaagcaaacaattcagtcaaacgtacagcACACTACAAcggtaaagttaaataaatatataaagttataaaacttCACTTTCCCCTCAGCCAAAACAATTTGCCCGTtaacaaattataaattaatgagaccaaagattgcccgttatACACAAGATGaataatatcttgtttttaaccACTACAGAGACATCAGAGCCAGCGGCGAATgtcagaaggactagccgaggtacagctgctctcggctgggtaCATTAGCACCGAGCGcccggtgatcgcctggatctcacaactccgacaacgtcagatcaaattttcaaataggcgcTATCTTTATAAATTAACCACAGATTTGAGatttaaacaactacattctcgcctgaaaaacttttaaaactacatttcatgacacagtaaaatagtttttaaattacACGGGTTTTCTCCTCCGCTTGCTGGTAGGTGCTGCTGCATGGACGTCTGAACTTTGCGATCTTGGTATTCTGAAACGCCTAATGTTGACGTGCAGCAAGCAAAGCTCGTCTTCTTCTTGTGACAGACAGCCTCAAGCTGATAAGCAAGAACAAGATTTGATGTagtatgtcctccattgttgtttactaTATCGTTTTCTTCTTCGCGCGAGAATGACGTCGATCACTATTTTCCGGCTACACCACGCCTAtcaagtaagggtactgtttGCGGTGGAAACACAAGCCTGATCAAGGTGTACCGCTCCGAACCGTACCGAACTGTACCGAACCGAACCGTACCGCTCAGTGGAAACGAGgcataagaatccatcaatatttctccaaatgtgcatgcttttaagttaaaagcctatatgaaatgccatagaggtaacataattgttcagacagtTTGCataacagaaatacattatattttaaactatataatagaataccattattttaaattgtaataatatttcacagtattgctgtctatgatgagctgagacatgatcacagagggttttttcacagcctacctgactgataggcctcattatttatgcaagtcatttcaggtcattattatgcaattcttttgtcttctcaggtgtaaatgacccatttttcatgattattcatgcctccacgcacactgtgtcttacaaaaactaaatcaatatattgttttatatgaaggtgcaggcagcataatttttacatcattctgaagcaaaaactctagtctacaacctccagtactcagaagtcttgtgaacacagatttaatatacttttttggccttatttcagtgacttaagttttttgttttttcaataaccgcgcataaacgttattccttcaaaaacacaaacatgtacatacatgttcctcgcatattatggtagcctagtttgtgctgaatacagtgtaacgacacttttgccattaatatgtttatcaacaactgaaaaaagcacaaatgtcagggcatgtcaaaacttctccaggccccaaatcagcctcagactccagagggttaatctCTGGAACGTAGCTGGTGCTCTTGAGACTCCTTGCGGCATCATCTCAAACTGATAGAACCCAAGCGGGCATATGAAAGCTGTCTTGTCCTTGTCTTCATCAGTCATCTTGATCTGATAATAACCGCTCCGTAGGTCTAAAACAGAGAACCACCTGCTGCCTGTAAGACAGGCTAAAGCCTTGTCAATTCGTGGCACTGTATACTGATCCGGGATGGTTCTTGAATTTAGGGTTCTATAGTCGATACAGATACGCACCGTTCCGTTCTTCTTTCTAGCCACAACAATGGGGGATGCATATGGACTCCTGGACTCTTTGATGATTCCAGTAGCCAACAACTCATGAAGATGGCGACGTACGTCATCGATGTCAGCAGTTGCAAGCCTACGTAATCTCTCACGAAATGGTGTATTATCATTCAGGCGAATGTGGTGTTCCACTCCTTTAGCGGATCCCACATCCCATTCATGGAGTGAAAAGACATTTGGCCTCTCCGACAGTTTTTGGGATAACCTATCCTTCCAATATTTTGGAATCAGTGAATCTCCAAAATTAAACAAGCATGGATCTATAGGTGATCCTTTTGCTGAGCTGTCTTTCTCCACAGTAGTAGCCACTTCAGTGGTATATCCATGTGCCACTACTGAACCTACAGGAATACAGATTTCTTTCTGCGATACATTCCATAACAACACAGGAAATCGGTTTACTTGGATGGCTGATGAGGGAATAATATTAGGCTTTACTAGAACCACTGCAGGACTGCTTGAAGTTGATGGCTGATCAACAACTAAGATACTTTTGTCAATGGATTGCATCACCTTGACTTTGCAGGTAGCTTGACACTCACTTCTTGGTGGAATACTGAGTGGACCTGGACCTGGCCATTGAATTTCAGCCACCGCATCTTCTTGGTCTTCTTTTTCTCTGATTTTCATTTCGGATGTCTTTGGCTTCTGAAGCTTTACTGGCATTGTGCGAACAATGTCTACTCCAGCAGACTCTTTACAAAGCTGGGCCAACCTCTGGAACATACTGGCATTGGTACCGATGAGTAATGGGATCTGTCTGGGTCCATGAGAATCTGGGCACACTAAGGCCAATACACTTATGGATTGCTGCAATCCTGTCAACTTCTACTTCTACTTCTAATTCCACATAGCCACGGTAAGGGAAACTGGAATCACTCAAACCCCAGACAGCTAGTCCAGAAATGGGTTGAATCGGAATATCAGTCAGGTATTTGTTATACCATTCCTCAAAGATAATGGTTACTACAGATCCACTGTCCAGCAAAGCTTGACAAGGCGTTCCATTTACCTTCACTGGAATAACCGAAGATGGTCCCACTAGTCCTTCAGGGATACTTGTGGTTGGTTTGACTTGAACTGTGCTTCTCTTCACAGAACAGTTATGTTCCTCTACCTTTTCGCAAAGATTGAATGAGTTTCTGAATCACTTTCTTCTCATTTACAGGAGCTCTGCATTTTGAAGCAATGTGTCCATCACCCCCACACCTGTAACAGAAGAAGAGCTTTTAGAGGATTCAGATGCTTTTGACCGGGTGAACTTCACTGAACATGCTTGGTTTCCCTTTGAAGCCATTTCTTTCTCTGCTTTAGGTGTTGGTTGTACAGTCAGCACTTTCACTTGCTGTCTGAGTTTTTTTACGTCTTTCTTCAGAGCTTGTACATAACTTTCATCAGTGAACTCTGATGCTGGCTggcttttctgtttcttttcaGAAGTCACATCATCCTTTGACTGAACTGTTAACTCTGCAACCATAGATTGTAAGTCCTTGATTTCTGTTGCAAGCTCTTGAAAGAATGGGTCTTTAGAATTCTCACGTCCAACTTGCACTTGACGAACTGTAGGATTAGACTTTCGTCTTTCAGCTTCTCTTACCTCCTCTTCCTGAATCTCATGTAGCAGATCTAGGAAATCAGGTGGGTTATTTTTTCATTCCCTTAAGCGTAACTGAAGCAGCATGATGTCAGACTGGGTTGCTCCTCTGATGAGTTGCTCCAGACGTGCTTTTCCAGCCAAATGGGCAGGTAGGCCTCCTCTTTGTACAACTTTGATGAAGATTTTCTCAAGTCTCCTCAGGAAATCTGACAAGCATTCTCCATGACGTTGCCGTAATGCTCTgaacttgaaatataaatcttcaCCAGACTCTGAGCTTCCAAAAGCACTTTCAAAAGCTGCAAGATACTCTTTTGGAGATGCTTCTGAGTTCGTAAACCTTACCGCTTGGATAATCTCCAAGGCTGGTCCTCGCAAACTCTCCACTATCCTtaacttcttttctttttctgaacGATCACTTTCCTCAACCATGAGCATTGCTTGTTCCATCTAATTCTCTAAATTATCCTCTCCAGCCAGAGTGGGAGTGATACCTGAAAAGGTCCTTAAACGTCTAAAGGAACTGCTATCACTTGAGATTTTGGTGGTTTTTGCAAGCAAATCACCTACTGCTCTGATGATAGACTC
The Megalobrama amblycephala isolate DHTTF-2021 linkage group LG19, ASM1881202v1, whole genome shotgun sequence DNA segment above includes these coding regions:
- the LOC125254260 gene encoding E3 ubiquitin-protein ligase TRIM35-like translates to MASLSEDDLSCPVCHEIFSVPVILSCSHSFCKECLQQFWRIRETRECPVCRRRSSKEEPPPNLALKNLCESILKERNERRSSGSEEICSLHSEKLKLFCLEDKQPVCLVCRDSKQHDNHKFRPIGEVVSSYKEDLNTTLKSLQEKLKHNENIKGEFEKTVQHIKSQAEHTERQIKQQFEKLHQFLRDEEEATITALREEEEQKKQMMKEKLEEMNRHISALSHTIEDMEEMMKASDVCFLKEFPVSKERVQSSQPDPQMASGALIHVPRYLGNLPFRVWKKMQDIIQNTPVILDPNTANPRLVLSDDLTSVRDSGIDQPLPDNPERFDCYPCVLGSEGFNSGTHCWDVEVKESERWTLGVTTATNQRKGGVFFSTGDVWSVGRRWFNQKLDRVRVNLDYDRGTMSFSDPVTNTHLHTLTTTFTHTLFPVFNFSGSLRILPVNISNHHSL